In Lacibacter sp. H375, one DNA window encodes the following:
- a CDS encoding family 43 glycosylhydrolase, whose product MKLFATIVFVLSALMIHAQGRGDSVGTIKPMRQTSVHDPVMIKEGNTYYLFCTGFGISVFSSTDLQNWKKEKPVFATPPQWAVDAVPGYRGHTWAPDISYYNGRYYLYYSVSTFGKNNSCIGVAVNKTLNASSPDYKWEDLGKVIASVPGKDRWNAIDPNLIIDENKMAWLSFGSFWSGLKLVKLNNDLKTIAQPDQILSIAARSNGNGTDTTGGNAIEAPFIFKKGEYYYLFASWDYCCRGEKSNYKVVVGRSKQVTGPYLDKNSVTMTSNGGTLVLEGDAKEWFGAGHNAVYHADGKDYIVYHGYDSLDKGRSKLLINELAWDKEGWPTLKK is encoded by the coding sequence ATGAAGCTTTTTGCAACGATAGTATTTGTGTTAAGTGCGTTAATGATTCATGCGCAGGGCAGGGGCGATTCTGTTGGTACAATTAAACCAATGCGTCAAACATCCGTGCATGATCCGGTGATGATCAAAGAAGGAAACACCTACTATTTGTTTTGTACGGGCTTTGGTATTTCTGTTTTCTCATCAACCGATCTGCAAAACTGGAAAAAAGAAAAACCTGTTTTCGCCACTCCACCGCAATGGGCTGTTGATGCTGTACCTGGTTATCGAGGTCACACATGGGCACCTGATATCAGTTATTACAACGGCAGGTATTATCTCTACTATTCTGTATCAACGTTTGGAAAAAATAATTCCTGCATTGGTGTAGCAGTCAATAAAACATTGAACGCATCATCACCCGACTACAAATGGGAAGACCTGGGTAAAGTAATTGCATCTGTTCCGGGGAAAGACCGTTGGAATGCAATTGATCCTAATCTCATTATTGATGAAAACAAAATGGCATGGCTCAGCTTTGGTTCATTCTGGAGCGGACTTAAATTGGTAAAACTGAATAACGATTTAAAAACGATTGCTCAACCGGATCAAATACTTTCCATTGCTGCAAGATCAAACGGTAATGGAACTGATACAACCGGAGGAAATGCCATTGAAGCACCGTTCATTTTCAAAAAAGGTGAATACTACTACCTGTTCGCATCATGGGATTATTGCTGCCGTGGCGAAAAGAGCAATTATAAAGTAGTAGTGGGAAGAAGTAAACAGGTAACAGGCCCATATCTTGATAAAAATTCTGTAACTATGACCTCCAATGGTGGCACGCTGGTACTCGAAGGCGATGCTAAGGAATGGTTTGGTGCAGGACATAATGCGGTTTATCATGCTGATGGTAAAGACTACATTGTTTATCATGGATATGATTCACTGGATAAAGGACGATCTAAACTATTAATTAACGAACTCGCCTGGGATAAAGAAGGCTGGCCAACATTAAAAAAATAA
- a CDS encoding alpha-L-arabinofuranosidase C-terminal domain-containing protein produces MQYQFNKIFSKRMIIAIAAGFIFSATSFAQQKKTFVIKVNQPAAEIQPTMWGVFFEDINLGADGGIYAELIKNRSFEFFKPLMGWRVDQRPFVEGAVTVQNRQGANLPNPRFLRVQLNNAAKGNLSMTNEGFRGMGIKKDLRYDFSVMYRTAGNVKLHVELLNAKNQVIGNSVVDATATGDGWKKLAKSFQSTDTAQKGQFRIWFEGTGTIDLDMISLFPEDTWKKRPGGMRADMIQLLADMKPGFIRFPGGCIVEGFDLSNRYQWKKTIGPIEERQLIMNRWNIEFPHRPAPDYFQTFGLGFFEYFQLSEDVGAEALPILNCGMACQFNSAELVPLDQLDPYVQDALDLIEFANGDVTSTWGRKRAEMGHAAPFNLKFIGVGNENWGPQYIERLKIFQKAIKDKYPNIKIVASSGTGPDGDRFELLNTELRKMNTDLIDEHYYRSPEWFFSSVRRYDNYPRTGSKVFAGEYASHVDKTNGAQRNTWLAAISEAAFMTGLERNADVVSMASYAPLFSHIDGWQWAPDMIWVDNLRSYGSPTYYVQKLFSLNKGSKVVPLTLNNDVVAGQDSLYASSVIDAATNELVIKIVNASNIEQATILSVEGVKKLAAQGKLTVLQGSSLTVVNSFDQPTEVSPRESTITIKNKKFDYTAAPYSFSVLRIKLP; encoded by the coding sequence ATTTTCTCGGCTACTTCATTCGCTCAGCAGAAAAAGACATTTGTCATTAAGGTCAACCAACCGGCTGCAGAAATACAACCTACCATGTGGGGTGTGTTTTTTGAAGACATTAACCTTGGTGCAGACGGTGGTATTTATGCTGAACTAATCAAGAACCGTTCATTCGAATTCTTTAAACCATTGATGGGATGGAGAGTGGATCAACGTCCTTTTGTTGAAGGCGCAGTTACTGTACAGAACAGGCAGGGAGCAAATCTCCCTAATCCACGTTTCCTGCGTGTGCAATTAAACAATGCAGCAAAAGGAAACCTGAGCATGACGAATGAAGGTTTTCGTGGCATGGGTATTAAAAAAGATCTGCGTTACGATTTCTCGGTGATGTATCGCACTGCAGGGAATGTAAAACTGCATGTTGAATTACTGAATGCGAAGAACCAGGTGATCGGCAACAGTGTTGTTGATGCAACAGCAACAGGGGATGGATGGAAGAAATTAGCAAAGAGTTTTCAATCAACTGATACAGCACAAAAAGGACAGTTCAGAATCTGGTTTGAAGGAACAGGCACAATAGATCTTGATATGATCTCTTTGTTTCCTGAAGATACTTGGAAGAAGCGTCCCGGTGGAATGCGTGCTGATATGATACAGTTGCTGGCAGACATGAAGCCTGGCTTTATCCGTTTTCCCGGCGGTTGTATTGTAGAAGGTTTTGATCTTTCGAATCGTTATCAATGGAAAAAAACGATCGGGCCAATTGAAGAACGTCAGCTCATCATGAACCGTTGGAATATTGAATTCCCTCATCGTCCTGCTCCTGATTATTTCCAAACATTTGGTTTAGGTTTCTTTGAATATTTCCAATTGTCAGAAGATGTAGGTGCAGAAGCATTGCCTATTCTCAACTGTGGCATGGCTTGCCAGTTTAATTCTGCTGAGCTTGTTCCGTTAGATCAACTCGATCCGTATGTACAGGATGCATTGGATCTCATCGAATTTGCCAATGGCGATGTAACAAGCACATGGGGAAGGAAACGTGCAGAGATGGGACATGCAGCTCCATTCAACTTAAAGTTCATTGGTGTTGGTAATGAGAACTGGGGCCCGCAATACATTGAACGTTTAAAGATTTTTCAAAAAGCAATCAAGGATAAATATCCGAACATTAAAATAGTTGCAAGCTCAGGTACAGGACCTGATGGTGATCGTTTTGAATTATTGAATACAGAATTGCGTAAGATGAATACCGATCTTATTGATGAACATTATTACCGCAGTCCTGAATGGTTTTTCAGCAGTGTAAGACGTTACGATAATTATCCAAGAACAGGTTCAAAAGTATTTGCGGGTGAATATGCATCGCATGTTGATAAAACAAATGGTGCACAACGCAACACCTGGCTGGCAGCGATCAGCGAAGCAGCATTCATGACAGGTTTGGAGCGCAATGCAGATGTAGTGAGCATGGCATCTTATGCGCCCCTGTTCTCACATATTGATGGATGGCAGTGGGCACCTGATATGATCTGGGTTGATAATCTCCGCTCTTACGGGTCGCCTACTTACTATGTCCAAAAACTGTTCTCCTTAAATAAAGGTTCAAAAGTTGTTCCGCTTACTTTGAACAATGATGTTGTTGCCGGACAGGATAGTTTGTATGCATCATCTGTAATTGATGCTGCAACAAATGAACTGGTGATCAAGATCGTTAATGCATCAAACATAGAACAGGCAACTATATTATCTGTTGAAGGCGTGAAGAAGTTAGCAGCACAAGGAAAGTTAACGGTGTTGCAAGGCAGCAGTTTAACAGTGGTGAATTCATTCGATCAACCTACAGAGGTATCACCAAGGGAATCAACCATCACAATTAAAAATAAAAAGTTCGATTATACAGCAGCTCCTTATTCATTTTCGGTATTAAGAATAAAACTGCCGTAA